The Helianthus annuus cultivar XRQ/B chromosome 16, HanXRQr2.0-SUNRISE, whole genome shotgun sequence genome includes a window with the following:
- the LOC110916773 gene encoding TATA-binding protein-associated factor BTAF1, with product MHIPVSTSTSTDANPVRNKFFVDTHSNLSAGQANGEVVVNSVKVESQSCMDIVSYPPTGATADVAQTTDNCDNKNLVEKVDVLDGLPQNSVLRNLIKRARSSSVKNIELLQDCGIRFLCVLSLDRFGDYVSFGDYVSDQVVAPVSETCAQALGAALKYMSPLLVHETLNVLLKMQVNIMFVTYVNLNGPYLKRTWRSMSHPDRV from the exons ATGCATATACCGGTCTCCACCTCCACCAGCACGGATGCCAACCCTGTTAGGAATAAATTTTTTGTTGATACCCATAGCAATCTGTCTGCTGGACAGGCAAATGGTGAAGTAGTTGTAAATTCTGTTAAAGTCGAGTCACAATCATGTATGGACATTGTATCCTATCCACCTACTGGAGCTACTGCTGACGTGGCACAAACAACAGATAATTGTGATAATAAAAATTTGGTGGAGAAGGTGGATGTACTCGATGGTCTTCCACAAAATAGTGTGCTAAGAAATTTGATTAAGAGGGCTAGAAGCTCTTCGGTGAAAAACATAGAACTTCTTCAGGATTGTGGAATTCGATTCTTGTGTGTGCTCTCACTAGATCG TTTTGGGGACTATGTGTCTTTTGGGGACTATGTGTCtgatcaagttgttgctcccGTGAGTGAAACTTGTGCACAGGCATTAGGAGCAGCGCTCAAGTACATGTCACCTTTGTTAGTTCATGAGACACTAAATGTCTTGCTGAAAATGCAGGTAAATATCATGTTTGTGACCTATGTTAATCTTAATGGTCCATATTTGAAGCGCACATGGAGatccatgtcacaccccgaccgcgtataa